A stretch of the Rosa rugosa chromosome 5, drRosRugo1.1, whole genome shotgun sequence genome encodes the following:
- the LOC133708491 gene encoding ABC transporter A family member 3-like, with protein sequence MEAYQRRREERPRNRRPALEDEHEWRMRNGCASFCTLANALLRKNLTFQKRNMKQNVRLVSVPILPCIMLLLIQILVNHELDKPKNRCGCVCVDTDGDGECEKVCGLEYSTVDQGFTSLPKWVCPA encoded by the exons ATGGAGGCGTACCAGCGGCGGAGGGAGGAGAGGCCTCGAAATCGTCGTCCAGCTttagaagatgaacatgaatggAGGATGAGGAATGGCTGTGCCAGCTTCTGTACTCTAGCAAATGCGCTGCTCAGAAAGAACTTAACTTTccag AAAaggaatatgaaacagaatgtTCGGCTTGTTTCAGTCCCAATTTTGCCATGTATAATGCTCCTTCTCATCCAAATTTTGGTCAACCATGAACTGGACAAGCCTAAGAATAGGTGTGGCTGTGTTTGTGTTGATACTGACGGAGACGGCGAATGTGAGAAAGTTTGTGGATTGGAATACTCAACTGTGGATCAAGGGttcacttctcttccaaaatgGGTCTGTCCAGcttaa
- the LOC133711456 gene encoding histone-lysine N-methyltransferase, H3 lysine-9 specific SUVH4-like codes for MGALKGSTDEPRVSPGRQNRRKRMSSTDAKKDGRKKAKVDGDTETLEVNNLGISWFAPFTVLSTSSISSFRSLRETLRVDNLVSTDQFHFTRKSQRAIGQESSRVVENELPGLVCNDLCNGKENICIPVTNEVDVPPVAPEKFEYLSSIEVAKNLVIPASAEGCNCKGKCTNTRTCSCASLNGSDFPYVRKAGGGRLFEPKAVVFECGPNCGCGPKCVNRTSQQGLKYRLEVYKTPDKGWAVRSWDFIPSGGYVCEYTGVLMKTSELDNVSVNDYFFEIDCEHTMNGIGVREKRLGEVPIPNGLGASEDGGGKLLEESDPDYCIDAGSRGNVARFINHSCEPNLFVQCVLSSHHDVKLARIVLFASDDIPPMQELTYDYGYELDSVVGADGKVKELACHCGTADCRKRLY; via the coding sequence ATGGGCGCCTTAAAGGGCTCCACCGATGAGCCTAGGGTTAGCCCCGGCCGGCAAAACCGTCGGAAACGGATGTCATCAACGGATGCGAAGAAAGACGGGCGAAAGAAAGCCAAGGTTGATGGTGATACAGAGACTTTGGAGGTAAACAATTTAGGGATTAGTTGGTTTGCTCCATTTACTGTTTTAAGCACGAGCTCTATTAGCTCTTTTAGAAGCTTGAGAGAAACTCTTAGAGTTGACAATCTAGTCAGTACTGATCAGTTCCATTTTACTCGTAAGAGTCAACGGGCTATAGGTCAAGAGTCTTCTAGGGTTGTTGAGAATGAGTTACCTGGGTTGGTCTGCAACGACCTTTGTAATGGAAAAGAAAACATATGCATCCCTGTTACCAATGAAGTTGATGTCCCTCCTGTAGCTCCCGAAAAGTTTGAGTATCTCAGCTCCATTGAAGTAGCAAAAAATTTGGTCATTCCGGCGAGTGCTGAGGGATGTAATTGCAAAGGGAAGTGTACTAATACGAGGACTTGTTCGTGTGCTAGCCTCAATGGATCTGACTTTCCTTATGTTCGGAAAGCCGGTGGCGGCAGATTGTTTGAGCCTAAGGCTGTTGTTTTCGAGTGTGGTCCGAACTGTGGCTGCGGGCCCAAGTGTGTGAACCGCACTTCTCAGCAGGGATTGAAGTACAGGCTTGAGGTTTATAAGACACCCGACAAAGGCTGGGCTGTTAGGTCTTGGGATTTTATTCCCTCTGGTGGTTATGTTTGCGAGTATACTGGTGTTCTGATGAAGACCAGTGAACTGGACAATGTCTCCGTGAATGATTACTTTTTTGAAATTGATTGTGAGCATACAATGAATGGGATTGGAGTGAGGGAGAAGCGCCTGGGTGAAGTGCCCATTCCAAATGGTCTTGGTGCTAGCGAAGATGGAGGTGGCAAGTTATTAGAAGAAAGTGACCCTGACTATTGTATAGATGCTGGATCCAGAGGGAATGTTGCTAGGTTTATTAACCATAGTTGTGAGCCGAATCTGTTTGTGCAGTGTGTCTTGAGTTCTCACCATGATGTTAAACTAGCTAGAATTGTGTTGTTTGCTTCCGATGACATACCTCCTATGCAAGAGCTGACTTATGACTATGGCTATGAGCTTGATAGTGTCGTTGGTGCTGATGGAAAAGTGAAAGAGTTGGCTTGTCATTGTGGTACAGCGGACTGTCGGAAGCGTTTGTACTAG